Within the Deinococcus aerolatus genome, the region TGTCGGCGGCGCCGCGCAGCTCGTTGCCCTCGATACCGGCCAGTTTCAGGGCCGCCACCCGGAAGCCGCCCAGCTCGCGCACCGGCGAGGCCGCGCCGCCCCCGCCGCCCATCTGCGCCTCGGCCAGCTGGCGGCGCACCGCCACCATCTCCTTCTCGGCGGCCTTCAATTGAGCTTGCAGGCCGGATACGCGGGCTTCCAGACCATCGGGACTGGTGTTGAGGATGGCCGCTGCCCGCGCCGTCTGCTGCAGGCGCTCGCGCAGCCAGCCGGTCGCGGCCTCGCCTGCCAGCGCCTCGATGCGGCGGACCCCGGCAGCCACGTTCTCGTCGCCCAGAATGACGAACGCGCCGATGTCTCCAGTGCGGCTCACGTGTGCGCCGCCGCACAGTTCCATGCTCGCCACGGCCTGTCCCTCGTGGGACACTTCGCCGCCTACCTTCACGACGCGCACCGTGTCGCCGTATTTCTCACCGAACAGTGCGGTTGCGCCTGCCGCCCGCGCCTCGGCAATCGGCATCTCCTGCCACGTCACCGGGAAGTTGGCGCTGACCCAGCGCGACACCAGCCGCTCCACCCCCGCGATTTCCTCGGCGGTCATGGCCGCGCCGTGCGCGAAGTCGAACCTCAGGCGGTCCGGGGCCACCAGGGAACCCGCCTGCCGCACCCCGGACCCCAGCACCGCCCGCAATGCCGCGTGCAGCAGGTGCGTGGCGGTGTGGTGACGCTGCGTTGCCTGACGCTCGCCGGAGACCACGCCGCGCACCTGCTGGCCGGGTCTCAGCTCGCCGGACTCAATGGCCACGTCATGCAGGAACACGCCGCCGGGGGTCTTGCGGGTGTCGCGCACCACGCCTGCGCCGCCGTCCCACTCCAGGCGTCCGGTGTCGCCCACCTCGCCGCCGCCTTCTGCGTAGAAGGGCGTGCGGGACAGCACCACGGTGGCCTCGTCGCCCGCGCCCAGATGTTCAAGGCGTTCGCCGCCCACCAGCACGGCCAGCACCTCGCCGTCGGCCTCCAGGGTGTCGAAGCCGACGAACTCGGTGGAGGGCAAGTCTTCCAGCGCCTCCTGCGCCCCGAACAGTTCGGACTTGCCGTATTTGCTGCCTGCCCGCGCGATGTTCTGGGCATTTTCCAGGCTCTCGGCGTACCCGGCCTCATCCACACTGACGCCGTATTCCTCGGCAATTTCCTTGGTCAGATCGACGGGAAAGCCGTAGGTGTCGTACAGAATGAAGGCCTCGTTGCCGCCCAGCACCGCGCCCTTCTCCATGCCTTCCAGCAGGCCGCCGAGGCGCTGAATGCCGCCCTCCAGCGTCTTCAGGAAGCGCTCTTCCTCGCTCCTGATCGTCGCCTCCACCCGTGCCTGCTCGGTGCGCAGTTCGGGGTAGGCGTCGCCCATGCTGTCCACCACCAGCGGCACCAGCCGGTACAGCGTCGGCTCCTTCAGGCCCAGCAGGTAGGCGTGGCGGGAAGCGCGGCGCAGAATCTTGCGGATCACGTAGCCGCGCCCGGTGTTGCTCGGCGTGCTGCCGTCGGCAATGACCATGCTGACGCTGCGGACATGCTCGGCCACCACGCGGTGCGAGACGTTCTGCGGTCCCTCATAG harbors:
- the alaS gene encoding alanine--tRNA ligase; amino-acid sequence: MTAPSPTLSTAEIREKFLHFFESKGHLRLPSYSTVAPDPTTLFTVAGMQPFKAQFMGAPARFEQGANRRVTTAQKCLRIGDIENVGRTLRHCSLLEMLGNFSFGDYFKRESLTWAWEFLTSPEWMGMDGSKLYATIYQDDDEAFDIWTKEIGLPEDHILRFGADENFWPADAPKEGPNGPCGPCSEIFYDRGPKYGDDTWADYAETRESARFLEIWNNVFPQYDRQEPQPDGTPTLVDLPFKNIDTGMGLERLATVVQDVYDFYSNDVFGPIIAKVAELSGHAYEGPQNVSHRVVAEHVRSVSMVIADGSTPSNTGRGYVIRKILRRASRHAYLLGLKEPTLYRLVPLVVDSMGDAYPELRTEQARVEATIRSEEERFLKTLEGGIQRLGGLLEGMEKGAVLGGNEAFILYDTYGFPVDLTKEIAEEYGVSVDEAGYAESLENAQNIARAGSKYGKSELFGAQEALEDLPSTEFVGFDTLEADGEVLAVLVGGERLEHLGAGDEATVVLSRTPFYAEGGGEVGDTGRLEWDGGAGVVRDTRKTPGGVFLHDVAIESGELRPGQQVRGVVSGERQATQRHHTATHLLHAALRAVLGSGVRQAGSLVAPDRLRFDFAHGAAMTAEEIAGVERLVSRWVSANFPVTWQEMPIAEARAAGATALFGEKYGDTVRVVKVGGEVSHEGQAVASMELCGGAHVSRTGDIGAFVILGDENVAAGVRRIEALAGEAATGWLRERLQQTARAAAILNTSPDGLEARVSGLQAQLKAAEKEMVAVRRQLAEAQMGGGGGAASPVRELGGFRVAALKLAGIEGNELRGAADKLLDQSGADLVVIAGDKGLVVKATKDAVARGAHAGQLVGKLAAAGGGKGGGRPDMAQAGITDAAAALEALDTAF